In Syntrophales bacterium, one genomic interval encodes:
- the obgE gene encoding GTPase ObgE has translation MKFVDEAKIYIKAGNGGRGCVSFRREKHVPRGGPDGGNGGKGGNVILRASSNRHTLLDLKFNQHWKAQNGGPGGGNNRTGKNGTDVEISVPMGTVIRDAESGTLLGDLVGEGQVCIAAKGGMGGRGNAHFKTATRRTPRFAQDGIAGDERTITLELKLLADVGIIGFPNAGKSTLISSISAARPKIADYPFTTLTPNLGVVQYGDYDSFVIADIPGLIEGAHRGTGLGTQFLRHVERTSVLLHVIDISREECRGAWQDYEAINKELALFNDSMLEKPQVVVFSKMDLPAVRREADRESLPFRKHSIPVCLVSAVTGAGLTELIRETVSRLSEEKNR, from the coding sequence ATGAAATTTGTCGATGAAGCAAAAATTTACATAAAGGCCGGCAACGGGGGACGGGGGTGTGTCAGCTTCAGGCGGGAGAAGCATGTTCCCCGGGGCGGTCCCGACGGTGGAAATGGAGGCAAAGGAGGGAACGTAATCCTCAGGGCGTCATCAAACCGGCACACCCTGCTGGACCTGAAGTTCAATCAGCATTGGAAGGCTCAAAACGGAGGACCGGGGGGAGGAAACAACCGAACGGGGAAAAACGGTACTGATGTGGAAATTTCCGTACCCATGGGAACTGTGATCCGTGACGCTGAAAGCGGAACCCTCCTCGGTGATCTGGTCGGAGAAGGACAGGTCTGTATCGCAGCAAAGGGCGGCATGGGGGGCAGGGGAAACGCTCACTTTAAAACCGCCACCCGCCGGACACCCCGTTTCGCCCAGGATGGGATCGCCGGCGACGAACGAACGATCACCCTCGAACTGAAACTTCTTGCCGACGTTGGAATTATCGGATTTCCCAACGCGGGGAAGTCTACACTCATTTCCAGCATATCGGCGGCGCGGCCCAAAATCGCTGATTATCCCTTTACGACGCTGACCCCCAACCTCGGCGTGGTTCAGTACGGGGACTATGACAGTTTCGTTATCGCCGACATTCCGGGCCTGATCGAGGGTGCTCACCGGGGAACGGGACTGGGGACACAGTTTCTTCGCCATGTGGAACGAACATCCGTACTTCTTCATGTCATCGACATATCTCGTGAAGAATGCCGCGGCGCATGGCAGGATTATGAAGCCATCAACAAGGAACTCGCCCTGTTCAACGATTCGATGCTCGAAAAGCCGCAGGTGGTGGTTTTCAGCAAGATGGACCTTCCCGCGGTCCGCCGGGAAGCAGACAGGGAGTCACTCCCCTTCCGGAAACACAGCATCCCTGTTTGTCTTGTATCGGCCGTCACGGGGGCGGGTCTCACAGAACTTATACGGGAAACCGTTTCACGGCTCAGTGAAGAAAAGAACAGGTAA